The following is a genomic window from Gigantopelta aegis isolate Gae_Host chromosome 5, Gae_host_genome, whole genome shotgun sequence.
aagacaactTGCTGAAAAGACGTCCTATGTGGTGGCTGGTGGttttctctctttgtctctcacTGATCCAAATGTTGAAAGAACCAATGTTAGTGACcggaaatataaacatttatttagtcaCCTTATCTTAACCATAAATATAGTGATTgcatttaataaagtattttttcctcttttttttttttttttcctttggaCGCATTACGGTTCGTATTAATATCCCTTTAGTTATGCCTTTTCTGTTTCAAGTCGCGTCGTGTTAACGAACCTTTAGTAGTACACGAAAACCTGGATTTAATATTCCTCACCGATCATACCGAGTCCGCCACCGTCAACGCGTGTCAACAATCAAACATTGAATGGGCGTGGTTATCGCTCATTACCACTAGATGGCACCGGTGGTGCTAGTGTCGTCTGTTTGCCGCCGGGTGTGAGAGGGTCAAAGGTCAGGTTTACCCGACGTGCTGGAATCCGTTCTGGCTTGTGTTTACGACTTACACATAAGTGGTTTTCAGATTTCTATGAAGTATCATAGAAGGATGTCAGTCTGAATAATTTCAacttggggttgtttttttctgttctttctTCGTTTCTACGATTTCATACAATCGTTAAAGCAGTAACACGTGGTATATTTCGATTAATTAACCAGAATAAATCATCCATCAGTCTATcccattaaacatattaaaccTGCAGTCTCgtgaatatttgtattatttgtcCAACTAAAACGTATTTGCTGTGATTGCGACTGCACAATAATCATACAGGTagtccaaaccctgagtgagtgctccgcaaggctcaatgggtaggtgcaagtgattttgagaggaaacccgctgtcgccactatatgggctactctttccgattagcagcaagggatcttttatttgcgcttcccataggcaggatagcacaaaccatggcctttgttgaaccagttatggatcactggtcggtgcaagtgggttacacttacccactgagccttgcggagcactcactcagggtttggagtcggtatctggatttaaaaatcccatgcctcgactgggatccgaacccagtacctaccagcctgtagaccgatggcctaaccatgacgccaccgaggccggtacaatatattaaatgatgGGAAAGTGAAAGTGGGGCTTTAAGACTGTAGTTTTGtacttgttttttaaagttagtaAATGATAGACAGGCAAAATTGTggctttaggtagtactaaacctaataacttccggctgggtcaaagttcgagttgCGCCGAACTTTTGATAAAGCAGTCTTGTGatttggtgataaatgtgagtgtgttgattgtaaaaaaaacaaaaaggtttcatctgggcaaaaagaaatgtatggaattttatttcatctagtaccactgtatcaagtagccttgtacttgaaacatatatggggtacctgttaaaaaaaaagtactcgaattttgagcggaactagagtagtcattgacgctacccgttatctcagaaatgagcagcttgacccgcattcctttttttttttactcactttaagggtgaggggtggtagtatttatatccgtggtgtatatgtcaaTTGATACAGGTAGAAATTTTAGccatatattttactattttctatgggatttgatttggtggtatacaccctttaaGACTATAGTCGGGTGTCTtgtatgttttacattattaaagatATTAAATTACTGGGAGGTAAGATCCAGCTTTAGTGAAATTGTTTTTCTCTATTGCAGACATCAGCCATGATCGCAATTTATCAAGACAAGATTTCAACAAGTTACAAAAAGTATGCTTTCTGCTCTTTCGTTAGCCTTAAATATCATTTTTCCTCCGTCTATGTAACTGTTTTCTTTCTGTTATTAAATAATCTATTTATTActttgtatattaataattcCACCACATTTTTAACCTGAAAATTtaacaatgggtaataaataacgcatttactttaataattttatatcagtgttaaaaaatgatttaaaaatgattgttgttttttttgacaTAGTAACCAAAATTGATTACAAAACGAAAATCCAATTGAacaataattactattattcaCAAATGTATTTTCGAAAATGATTATAAATATAAGTATACATGTTTGTTGTGCTTTGTAAATGATTCTGGGTGTTAATGTGTTAACAGATACGTGTCATTTCCCCTCCTAACATCGCAACCAAAACTGATTACAGAATGAAAAAACTAATTGGAAAATAATTACTCCAGTTACCCAATCGTTTATTTTTTACCTTAATTATGCATGTGTCTTGTATTTTGTAGTTGATGCTGGCGGTAAAGGGGTTAACTGGCAGATGTCAACAGAGCAGATCGATCCAGAACCGACTGGCTGGCATCTGGTCGGGGTTAATAAAGAGTTCCAAGAACTACAGAAAGAATCCCTTACAGCTACACGTAAGTAACACCTCTGGTGTAATCGTGGGGGAGGGGCATTTTACCACgtctcccccccaaaaaaaaaccccacccccccaaacaCACCTCGTTTTTGCACTACCTTTTATATTTGTCTGCCCACCAGTATTCACATACGTTCGTAAATCTAGTTATCGtacttattaaaatatttaaaggaggTAAATGGGTATCATACGTTGACTGTAATACCTTAAATAATATTGagcctgaaaataaaatttagctttttctataacatattgtaatttcggagggggggggggggggggggggggggggggggagtaggtgaaaaggacaaaacaaaaaggaaatgtaCGTAAGCCTAATCGTTTGTGCATAACAATGAACATAATAATACACCAGCTATTTAAAACTCAAAATGTACTATAtttcacacgcacgcacacacacacacacactacaaacatacacacgcgcacacacacacacacacacacacacacaaacacaaacatacacacgccAACCGAAGTTTTTCAGTATTCTCTATAGATTATATTAGACATGGATGTCGAGTATTAACTAAATACACTTACAAATCATTGTCCAGGACCTTTTCAAAGAtattagacagacagacaatgtATTCCGTATAAAGGCCATAGTCCCATAATACAATCAGAAACAGTTTGCGCGTATGTGTAGCGAACATTTGTACAGTGTACTAtaggtatatatttaaatattgaagtatttttaattttttgcacattataaatataaatacttacattaaataatacatCCAGATTTTCTGATATCATAATATCTATAAAGGTTTgtagtaaattaatttttataaatttcgaAATATGGTGATCTCTTGGTGCATTATAACGCTTATATATAAGCAAAATATGGAGATATTAGAAAGATTATTTACTTGAACGTTGTATTTTACGTAATAATGAATTCAaagaataaaacataattaggACACTAACGGTGAGTCAAAAGTAGCgaggggtgggggtttttcacCAAAAAAACGAAAGGACATATTAaactgttattatttgttttaatttttgttgatttGTAGCTCAGCGTTTTTGAGTGGTTGGTTTACTGGAGTGACGTCACCAAGGCGGCGAAGACATGCGGTGATTGGCCAACCAGCTCTGTGAGCGGGGAGGCGGACTACCAATGGCATCACGAGTTTATTGACCTCATGTTTGAAATATTTGACACGAACAGTTAGTGTATACCTCTTTAAAACACGTTAAATATCGTTTCATTTAAGCTAAGGGTGACAGTAACATAAAGAATGGAGAAACAGAAATACAATTTACACTTCTAAACTGAAAAAGCAAGTTTTTCGAATTTTTCAGGATGAACTACCTTATTAGTTACGGCCATTTGtgaatattcatttttattccactaaaaaacccaactgttttatatattatactgcCGTTCGAAAGTAATTACTAATCTATTTAAAATTATGATTAGATAGAGTTTGGTTGTTAACAGGATTTTATAGGCCTACTTGCTATTATGATGTAATGTCGCTCTcacacaacaaaaaataaacaaacaaaaataaaactttataaaaatctACAGTccatccaaaacaaaataaaaaaacgagaaaaaaacaaaaaaaacatataaaaacaaaaccgaaaaaagtgtattttgttttctctcttgTACAGGAGAATCTGATGACGTATTATAATGCTTCCTTTTTTAGATGACAATCACATCGATGAAGAAGAATACTGTAAATGTCTCATTCACTTTGGTGTTCCAGAAACCTCATGTCGTAAAGCATTTAACACATTATCACTAGAGgtgggtctctctctctctctctctctctctctctctctctctctctctctctctctctctctctctctctctcattgcaACTACAAATCTAggattattaacaaaaaaataaacaaatgtgacATCACATATTTTAATTCTCTAGTCTTTTCAACTTCCACAATATCGTTTTACTTTTACTtgtaatgataaataaaattatttagttgtaaatgttatggtatagtaaaattacatttcaaaacaaaaattaataaatatttttgcgAGAAGCCATTGTGCAATTGATAGcgtccctttaataattatttttgtttcttttttcttttcaacagaCGTCAAAACAAGGAATCAATCACCAGCAGTTCAAAGATTTCTGGCTGGAATTCATTCTCAGTGACAATGTGTCTGATACCGGCAATTATTTGTTCGGCGACCCATTTGTACCGAGAAGTGAAGATGGAGCCACTACGTAAACGTGAAGTAGACGTCGCCATTCAGGAGTTGAACCCAGGTGTTCACAAAACGATTATAAAACACTGATGATAGTTTATAGTATGCGAGACTCGGACATTAGAATGGTTTCGCAAACATACCATTACTTTTACGGATAGTAACAGTACTAATCGTTTAACTAGTTTTGCAGATCGGCACGGTTAGTGGCTTAAAAATGGCGGCATTCTCACAcgtgttatttgtttattattgttttttaaattatatatcagGGGTCGCGTTAAGATGCGTCCATGCGTCCCTGAACGTATGGAAAGCAGACTTGGACGCCTGCTCATCACCACAAGTGATAAGAAATCCGTCCCAGTTTATTTTCAAAGACGCATTCCAGACGCATGTTTATTCCATTATTTCATCATCACCATGTCGTAAGAGATCTGGACGCATGGAATCAGATAGCCAAGTCAAACAATTCGTCACTCATAATCCCGCCATGATCTCCACTGTCGTTCccactataaacatattgtacaaaattaatgtaaatcACTTTCTTCTCCCGATCGTCTGGTGGTATTGTGGGAATGGCAAGACGGGTCTATATTTTGAAAGGTATAGAGGACACTTCGATTGATTACGGTTTATTCTTTCAGGCCGAAACGCCATCGGAAATCCTCGTGTGGTCAATGTACGTCACAATCAATGGGGTTTCCGTAAGCAGACACGGGCTATGTTACTAACACCGGAGCCGTGTTAACAGTCGACGTGTACTTTATTATAGTGGAAAGATGAAATGCCACACTAAGTTAATTATTGCGGCCACTATATCAGCAAACTACATCAATATATCACTATGCGTCTGAACATTGATATAGTTTAGGTATAGTGTGGATTTGGTTATGTATTTAAACCATTAACACGACTATCGAAATTAAAGTCTAAAAAAATGACGTAAAttgaccacactgatattggcAATCGGAAAACCTCGTAACTTCTGTCGAAACCGAACCGAGTGTAGCTATACAGTTTACTAACTTGTTTGAATATTCCTACAAGCGGATAGATTTTcctttacaaacaaaacaatctaaatTAGATATGCATcactaattgtttattttgataacaaataactaacctataacaacataatatcaATACGATAACCAATTTGGAAATTGGACTTGCCCGAGATCAGACATAGAAACAATCATGGCCGCCCAAGTTGTTCGCTTCGAACGATCTAAAACGCAATTTTtaacatcattaaaaaaataaataacaaactcgTACAAGACGTGGATGTTGTCCATCCTGACTGAAGCTATGGAAACGTGTTCTTAAGCTGTTATTTCCTATAAGAAAAAAAGGGACTCGTGGATTTTCAGAATGGACTCATGGAAATGAGCCAATTCAGGAGCAAATGAGTCCACTGGGAAAAGAAATTGACTCCTGGGAAAAAATCCTTAATGCTACCCCTGTAGGCCTATATTAACCACGAATTTTATTATCTGTTGCAGGCCTTTTAATCGTAAAGAGCGAGAAGCAAACTGCTGTTACGTCTCCAGCTACACCGAAAGTGTGTCACGTTCCGTAAAAGTAACGGTTAGGTTGCGAAATctctattaaaaacaaaatgtatactgTCCAGTTTTAACTTCCGAAATTCTTGTGTTCGTGAATTTCCGCCTGTACCTTGTATTTTCGTGACTTTTCGGATGTATTCGGATGTATTCGAAAATTCATAAGAAGCCAGAAAAATACTTTTGGGCTCATTGTTCAATTTTCGAAGAATTTCTTTCAGTGAAGATGTTAAAGTAGGCCTACaaacaacattgtttttaaGTACTGACGGAAACTGTGAAAGtcaattttaatttcaaaaactAGAAGGTGTGTTTTCTATGTTAATCTTGTCGACGCAGTTCATTAGAAAACGGAGTCATTAAAGTCGCAATCTCTTCTTCAGTACAGTGGCATTTACATGGCCAAACACACTGGGAATTTCCTCTCACGCAAAATGAAATACAGTTTATCTCGGTCATAGACAgcactctctggcgaagtcagaggttgtgtgcccacgacaggcgtgcttggaCAGTTCTCTGATATAACCATCAAGTGGACAATGGGTGTGCTAGAGGTGAGCTGTTTTGGCTTTCAGCACAGGCGCTCTAAACACGTGAtgtattttaaaggcatattgccacagaccactgaccgattaaatggcctaacaaagtatatGCATTTGAATAgtctctaaatgtactttttttAGTAACCATCCATACatcacttattaatgatattttttaaaaacataattgaattatggcaatggtccataatttaaaaactaatattaccaagagggttgacatggatttcactccatcatggttcagttaaagtgATTCAATAGCCAGGTTTGGTTTCCAAACATTGAtctaattttcatttattatccactttTGGAGAAacaaggtccttaaatccgtgacagtatgcctttaatagtcGGTTAGTAATTATGTACTGTAGCAGACGGTTAGCAGCAATACGTAACAAAAGTTGATTTTGATTGGAACAGCTGCTGTCAGAATTCATTGTTGACGATAAGTGCTAAAGCCAACGCCTGTACATTTGAAAATGACGGCGGGCAAACGACGAAATTATTGATTAGTAGTTGAGTAATGGTAACCGAAACTAGATACATAATCACAATGTATACAATTAAATGTCTTTATTATGAAGTCTGTCCCATAGCGTAATATTCACTAGAAACTGTTTATCTCGAACTATTTCGAGATAACTATGTTTGTCATTATTTTCGTTTTTATACTTTAAGGAAGGTGCTATAATcacaatgttttattgaatgtattAAAACACATATTACTGAAAACAGAGTTCCTATTTATTTCTGTTGTTAAAGGGATGGTccggagtttgctgcaatttttaagatgtcatcgactaacagagacgttttaacgatcgtaattacatatcatatatatttttctgcataaaatattagtggctgtatattaaacgtgtttctggtcgttctaatatttgtactaggttaaatttcattttatttcttaaaataatctttttacgtacgtacgaaattatatgaagacgaaatccagtttgggtttcttacaaatattaagacgaccacaaacacattggacatacagacactgatattctaaacaagaaaatatatttaatatgtaagttaaatcgtcgaaacatttattagtaggaaacatcttacgatgcagcaaaatcaggaatgtccctttaaacgttgTATTATGTCTTAGTCTGAAAAGCATTGTGTGgtacatcttcataaatcaaggctaatattcgttcctcgtattcagccttgatacacgtagtcaagattactgatatccactactagcgccctctattggaagaaaatttgtaacaccgattatgtcccttacacgttgacatcgctgaccaatcacagcatcggtaacatgtgacaatcatgaaagcaatatcaaaaattaaccgccggacgctgacgctgccatctttgtttgcaataacaagggaatctataaggagcgttgcgattcgttgcaatcagatctcatcgcatccaatgaaatttaagcattttgtggcacaatttcttgacgacatgtatcaaggctgaatacgaggaacgaatattagccttgatttatgaagatgtgtGTGGTACATCTGGTTGCTTACTACAGCTATAGGCGTTCGGGCTCTCAGTTTTGAAGTGGGGCAAGCTGGCTTTGGCCCAAGTTGAACAAAAATGctagaatctggataacaacatttatacaTATGACCATTAATGCCAACCAGcaatatagggttgcaaaccgAATCActactacgcatttttacatggattacaattaattgtTAGGGTGAAATGACGGAAATACATGGCGAAATTTTCTTTTGTATTCCTATAAAACAAGGGTGTGTACACAatgggaagaaaggaaatgttttatttaacaacgcactcaacacattttaattacggttatatggcgtcagacatatggttaaggaccacatagatattgagggaggaaacccgctgtcgccacttcacgggctacgcttttcgattagcagcaagggatcttttatatgcactatcccatagacaggatagctcatacctcggcctttgatataccagtggtggtgcattggctggagcgagaaattgtGCACATACTACACAACCATTGCACCCCTTTCCCTTCCCCTTCCCCTTGTCCATTGGCGtatccaggattttatatttgcGGGTACCCACACTATGACAAACATAATACGTGGTGGGGTAACAGAGGTGTGATTGAGGAGCCTCTGGCGCATCCAGAAGTGGTGTTACATGGATCACAGAAGTGGGGTTACAGGGATCCCAGAAGTGGGGTTACAGGGATCCCAGAAGTGGGGTTACAGGGATCCCAGAAGTGGGGTTACAGGGATCCCAGAAGTGGGGTTACAGGTATCCCAGAAGTGGGGTTACAGGGATCCCAGAAGTGGGGTTACAGGTATCCCAGAAGTGGGGTTACAGGGATCCCAGAAGTGGGGTTACAGGTATCCCAGAAGTGGGGTTACAGGTATCCCAGAAGTGGGGTTACAGGGATCCCAGAAGTGGGGTTACAGGGATCCCAGAAGTGGGGTTACAGGGATCCCAGAAGTGGGGTTACAGGGATCCCAGAAGTGGGGTTACAGGTATCCCAGAAGTGGGGTTACAGGGATCCCAGAAGTGGGGTTACAGGTATCCAGTAACATCCAAccgtttgaagtgccctttACAATTACTTTATCcataatatacaacactaaaatgtttctaaaaagCACCACCTATCatcatctttatttcaaaacattttgccCCCGAATCCCCTACAGATCTCGTTCCCTAAAGGAGCTCGGCTTATTTTCCATCGGCACTCAAACTTACCCTGTTTAGAATTTTGTAAACCCTTTTTCAAAatgctggatccgcccctggtgctggtggggggggggggggggggggggcaatgctCCCATGCCCATTATCTTGGCTATGGCAATGCACTCGTCCCTTTGTTTTTAAgggtcattcctgagtttgctgcaatgtttaagatgttatcgactaacagagactttttaacgattataattaaatatcaaatatatttttctgcataaaatattagtggctgtatattaaacatgtttctgatcgttctaatatttgtactgggttaaatttcgttttatttcctgaaatatattttttcgtacgtacgaaattatttgaatacgaaatccagtttgggcttcttacaaatattaagatgaccagaaacacattgaatatacagacactgatattctaaacaagaaaatatatttaacatgtaagtttaatcgtataaatattttattagtcggaaacatcttacaatgcagcaaactcaggaatgtccctttaacagcaaTAATTAATTTCGTTGCCATTTAGAATGCCACAATTCTTAATTTAGACATACTGGGGCTAAAATTCGACTTTGTCCGGCAGGTTACAAATTCTGACTGCCCGAATCAAAACCTTCCGGGCTAAACATGGCTGACTAAAACTAATTTGTGAATATAAACGTAAAATAAATGCCGATTCGACTGGACGACAGGCAAAAACATCTTCCGTCCCGTGGTGATGTTGACCGGCAGAAACCGACCGGGCCGGCAGTATATCGATCCCTGTCTtaataacaacattatttttaagaGAACAGTAAAACAGTCACGTATTATCAAGGAATCACATTTATTTAGACATCAATGgttcataaattaaaaacaaaacaagaagaaatTACAACCAAAACAAGTCATCAAAGCCTAACTCATCTAACAAGCGAATAATCTGATCTTTGGCGAGTTCAGGAGGGAGAGCGCTTGCGAACAGTTTGACTGGTATCCATCCCATCCTACCTAATctcattcatttaacattagtCGCAACAACAAAAATTCACAAAGCTCTTTTAAGCTCTCTTCAGTAGACCTAACATCGCATCGTCTTTGGCAATCTATTCATATTTCGAAATCGCAATATTGCGAGAGTTCAGtgcaatgtaaaacaaaatgagaTGTTGCTAACTAGAGCTCTGCGAATTAGACACCAGTCAGTTTGGCGAGCGCTCGGTATCGGCAGAGAATACATTTCAATAACTGAAACACTGGAAATTGTATGCTGctgtagttgttgtagttgttgtacGTAGTCGTAACGGTTGTTGTGATGAAGATGTTGATGGTGTATTCAGTCTATGATAAGCTAGTAGTTGATGAGTTGAGAAGCACCGGGGTATTGTCCAATctgaaaattgaaaagaaaagTTTAGCAGCCATACATTTAAAGGAGTAATATCAGTTACAAATGCCATATTTAActaattttgtcatatatttgtgaaaacaaaaattacgaACCAATCGTATCCTATGCataatttgcataaataaatCGGGTATAATGTTACGGAGTGTTCACTTCAACTGAACGCACACAGTTCCTTCGGTTTTCCTCTAAAGATTCTCCAGTTCGGTTTTTTACCAGTAAATTCAGTTATATGGTTAGACAAATATTACTGGtaataaatcttaaggcagagatgacgTTTACTcttagaatgcaggaaattgcatttcagatcATCTAGTTTTCAATTTTTTACGAAGGAGCATATCCCCCGAAGTCCCTGGAACTTGCTTTGGGCCCTCGACCTTAGTCGCCCCTCGTGACCCcaccaatgtctacttgcttccgccgtgcctgatggTGGTCATGTTTTATGGGCATATAGCTGAAAGTTtagtttttacattttaaagcaaaattcataaataaaatttgcGGCAAGACctcattaattatataatttcgACACTTTAAATTTAAGCGACGAACACACTTTTTCGTGTAAGCATAGGTTGTCCGTAGAAGTAAAAATAGTTATGTATTAATTCAAATGataaccctagtttttaaacactacgacttatttttcactattagagccgttttcgataactgaaatcaaacattacttagacACTTtactctgagaagtaacgattatgAACACTAGCTACAATCTACTTTGTAAGGGCATTTCCCTATTTCAACGTcatagactcttgtttcactgtattgtaactttatccaaatgtattttaggtttgtagattaaaaaaatcttgtgtccattttcacgggttgaaactagggtctgcgactgtaccataagcgtacgaaacgggggcaactgccccctccccctagTGCTGAAGCAATacctcaaattcgggaaaaACTGATAGTTATATTTGGAAAAATGATGTGCTAACCCGAGtcctttttaacatttatttccatttttctacccgcaaaattaattgtaatccatgtaaaattgcttagtgattcgtttgcaaacaCTATATAGCTGctttgtagtaataataatatgaataaatcttattatccagattcgggcattttcgtttaattagaGCAAAAACAAATCTGCACCCCATTCCACCCCACTCaaccccactccaccccactccaccccctacaaaaatggaagcccgtacgccAAGGGACTGAACGTT
Proteins encoded in this region:
- the LOC121372868 gene encoding uncharacterized protein LOC121372868 — protein: MAGNGLPDTDHSLTDLQARKQEYIFDLLFDISHDRNLSRQDFNKLQKLMLAVKGLTGRCQQSRSIQNRLAGIWSGLIKSSKNYRKNPLQLHLSVFEWLVYWSDVTKAAKTCGDWPTSSVSGEADYQWHHEFIDLMFEIFDTNNDNHIDEEEYCKCLIHFGVPETSCRKAFNTLSLETSKQGINHQQFKDFWLEFILSDNVSDTGNYLFGDPFVPRSEDGATT